In Massilia antarctica, the following are encoded in one genomic region:
- a CDS encoding MHFG family PEP-CTERM protein: MMPATRIAVASYKVSRPVRAWVLMLGAVLILAANQVQAASGQRIEKCDWDHPGVNPFMGDVVAAVDRYRDIPPLVRARLKERMADRNFDEFVTIGRDSIKGQNDYEPKIRDMHFGAGTVCGSVSRAGWSARTKQAGLVYCEGDHCILVPTVCRNVSRIHRLGTSGPSRRHAEGGPGSSMSLSAEPAAPESELALALRGTSAEPKSPIAERAPSTPPGLIAYQGGVPVTPIGPGGFGPPFRDGPTTGIDLTPVPDTNLPAVPVPEPEQWMMMGLGLAAVLGAARRRRPHLSPL; the protein is encoded by the coding sequence ATGATGCCCGCAACCCGCATTGCCGTCGCAAGCTACAAGGTTTCTCGCCCTGTGCGGGCCTGGGTGTTGATGCTGGGAGCGGTGCTGATACTGGCGGCGAACCAAGTCCAGGCAGCGTCCGGTCAACGGATCGAGAAATGCGACTGGGATCATCCCGGCGTAAATCCCTTCATGGGCGATGTGGTGGCGGCCGTGGACCGCTATCGCGACATTCCGCCGCTGGTGCGTGCGCGTCTCAAGGAGCGCATGGCGGACCGCAACTTCGACGAATTCGTGACCATCGGACGCGACTCGATCAAGGGCCAGAACGACTACGAACCAAAGATCCGCGACATGCATTTCGGCGCCGGCACGGTGTGCGGCAGCGTCTCGCGCGCCGGCTGGAGCGCCAGGACCAAACAGGCGGGATTGGTGTATTGCGAAGGAGATCACTGCATCCTGGTGCCGACAGTGTGCCGCAACGTGAGCCGCATTCATCGCCTGGGTACCAGCGGACCGTCGAGGAGGCACGCCGAGGGCGGCCCCGGTTCGTCGATGTCGCTGTCCGCAGAACCAGCGGCACCGGAAAGCGAACTGGCGCTCGCGCTGCGCGGCACCAGCGCCGAGCCTAAGTCACCCATCGCCGAGCGCGCACCGAGCACGCCACCGGGACTGATTGCCTACCAGGGTGGGGTTCCAGTCACGCCAATCGGGCCTGGGGGCTTCGGGCCGCCGTTCAGGGACGGGCCGACTACCGGCATCGACCTCACGCCCGTCCCCGACACCAACCTGCCCGCGGTACCAGTGCCCGAGCCGGAACAATGGATGATGATGGGATTAGGACTGGCTGCGGTGCTGGGCGCCGCGCGGCGGCGCCGCCCGCACTTGTCGCCGCTCTAG
- the chrA gene encoding chromate efflux transporter, translated as MTIPADMAPAPVTLRMAFWYWLKLGFISFGGPAGQIALMHSELVERRRWISEQRFLHALNYCMLLPGPEATQLAIYIGWLMHKTRGGIVAGLLFFLPSLLILILLSWIYMACGTLPVVAGVLYGIKPAVVAVVLAAAWRIGSRTLKNRTLLAIAVAAFLAIALAEVPFPLIVLAAATIGFIGARVLPAHFQVGGQHPDSRASYGVALIDDNTPTPAHARFTWPRLARVTLGGLALGAGVWLLLAWRYGAAGALAQMGWFFTKAALMTFGGAYAVLPYVYQGGVEHYQWLTASQMIDGLALGETTPGPLIMIVAFVGFVGAWSHTIFGPGSVLLAGVAGACVATFFTFLPSFMFILAGGPLVEATRDNVRMTAPLTAISAAVVGVIVSLALFFGQHVFVHHGQVDIAAIAISAAACVALFRFKVGTIKLLAACAVAGLVLSYRHG; from the coding sequence ATGACTATTCCAGCCGATATGGCCCCCGCTCCCGTTACCCTGCGCATGGCTTTCTGGTATTGGCTCAAGCTCGGCTTCATCAGCTTTGGCGGGCCGGCCGGCCAGATCGCGCTGATGCACAGCGAACTGGTCGAGCGGCGCCGCTGGATTTCCGAACAGCGCTTTTTGCACGCACTCAACTACTGCATGCTGCTCCCCGGCCCCGAAGCGACCCAGCTCGCCATCTACATCGGCTGGCTGATGCACAAGACCCGCGGCGGCATCGTGGCAGGCCTGCTGTTCTTCCTGCCCTCGCTACTGATCCTGATCCTGCTGTCGTGGATCTACATGGCCTGCGGCACCCTGCCCGTGGTCGCCGGCGTCCTGTACGGCATCAAGCCGGCGGTGGTGGCCGTGGTGCTGGCGGCCGCCTGGCGCATCGGCTCACGCACCCTGAAAAACCGCACCCTGCTGGCCATCGCCGTCGCCGCCTTCCTCGCCATCGCCCTGGCCGAAGTGCCATTTCCGCTGATCGTGCTGGCGGCGGCCACCATCGGCTTTATCGGCGCCAGGGTACTGCCGGCGCACTTCCAGGTCGGCGGCCAGCATCCGGACAGCCGCGCCTCGTATGGCGTCGCCCTCATCGACGACAACACTCCCACACCAGCGCATGCCCGCTTCACCTGGCCGCGCCTGGCGCGCGTGACCCTTGGCGGCCTGGCGCTGGGCGCAGGCGTGTGGCTGCTGCTGGCATGGCGCTACGGCGCGGCGGGCGCGCTGGCGCAGATGGGCTGGTTCTTCACCAAGGCCGCGCTGATGACCTTCGGCGGAGCCTATGCCGTGCTACCCTATGTCTACCAGGGCGGCGTCGAGCACTATCAATGGCTGACCGCATCCCAGATGATCGATGGCCTGGCGCTGGGCGAAACCACACCAGGGCCCCTGATCATGATCGTCGCCTTTGTCGGCTTCGTGGGTGCCTGGAGCCACACGATTTTCGGCCCGGGCAGCGTACTGCTGGCCGGCGTGGCCGGCGCCTGCGTCGCCACCTTCTTCACCTTCCTGCCCTCGTTCATGTTCATCCTGGCCGGCGGCCCGCTGGTGGAAGCGACGCGCGACAATGTGCGCATGACGGCGCCGCTGACCGCCATCTCGGCGGCGGTGGTGGGCGTAATCGTCAGCCTGGCGCTGTTCTTCGGCCAGCACGTCTTTGTACATCACGGACAGGTCGACATCGCGGCAATCGCCATCAGCGCGGCCGCCTGCGTGGCGCTGTTCCGCTTCAAGGTGGGGACCATCAAACTGCTCGCCGCCTGTGCCGTCGCGGGCCTCGTGCTATCGTATCGGCATGGCTGA
- a CDS encoding DNA recombination protein RmuC — MTQTEFLILAALAVVIIILQVVLLLRARGSSGGAAQLERLERELRLESQAGAQGTRQDIGASLAQYHGATVQQLDSMRQQIHLASVSGREEQSATLKRFADTMHQTLSALTESNARRMLEVRATLEAKIGDLQNDNGARLEEMRKTVDEKLHATLETRLSESFRQVSERLERVHQGLGEMQQLAIGVGDLKRVLTNVKTRGTWGEVQLEMLLEQVLTVDQYAKNVETIPGSGARVEFAIKLPGHVEGGAPVWMPIDAKFPKEQYERLLDAADRADADGVALAGRELERAVRLEAKTICDKYVSPPLTTDFAILFLPTEGLYAEVMRRPGLADDLQRTLRVSIAGPSTLSAILNSLQMGFRTLALEKRSSEVWQVLGAVKTEFTKFGDVLTQTKLTLEKAAKNIENAEVRSRQMARKLKSVEALPSEAAQLMLGPDIDSEG; from the coding sequence ATGACCCAGACCGAATTCCTGATCCTCGCCGCGCTGGCGGTTGTCATCATTATTTTGCAGGTGGTACTGCTGCTGCGCGCGCGCGGCAGCAGCGGTGGCGCCGCGCAGCTGGAACGGCTGGAACGCGAGCTGCGCCTGGAATCGCAGGCCGGCGCCCAGGGCACGCGCCAGGACATCGGCGCCAGTCTCGCGCAATATCACGGCGCCACCGTGCAGCAGCTCGACAGCATGCGCCAGCAGATTCACCTGGCCAGCGTCAGCGGGCGCGAAGAGCAGTCGGCCACGCTCAAGCGCTTTGCCGATACCATGCACCAGACCCTGTCGGCGCTGACCGAATCGAACGCCCGGCGCATGCTCGAAGTGCGCGCGACCTTGGAAGCGAAGATCGGCGACCTGCAGAACGATAACGGTGCGCGCCTGGAAGAAATGCGCAAGACGGTCGACGAGAAGCTGCACGCCACCCTGGAGACGCGTTTGTCCGAATCGTTCCGCCAGGTGTCGGAGCGCTTGGAGCGGGTGCACCAGGGACTGGGCGAGATGCAGCAGCTGGCGATCGGCGTGGGCGATCTGAAACGAGTGCTCACGAACGTGAAGACGCGCGGCACCTGGGGCGAAGTGCAGCTTGAAATGCTGCTCGAACAGGTGCTGACGGTGGACCAGTATGCGAAGAATGTCGAGACCATTCCCGGCAGCGGGGCGCGGGTCGAGTTTGCGATCAAGCTGCCCGGCCATGTCGAAGGCGGCGCGCCGGTGTGGATGCCGATCGATGCCAAGTTCCCCAAGGAGCAGTACGAACGCTTGCTTGACGCGGCCGACCGGGCCGATGCCGACGGCGTGGCGCTGGCCGGGCGCGAGCTCGAACGTGCTGTGCGGCTGGAAGCGAAGACCATTTGCGACAAGTACGTTTCGCCGCCGCTGACCACCGATTTTGCGATCCTGTTCCTGCCGACCGAGGGGCTGTATGCGGAGGTCATGCGCAGGCCCGGCCTGGCCGACGATCTGCAGCGCACCTTGCGCGTATCGATTGCGGGACCGTCGACCCTGTCGGCGATTCTGAATAGTTTGCAGATGGGATTCCGTACGCTGGCGCTGGAAAAGCGCTCGTCCGAAGTGTGGCAGGTGCTGGGGGCGGTGAAGACGGAATTTACCAAGTTTGGCGATGTACTCACGCAGACCAAGCTGACCCTGGAAAAGGCGGCCAAGAATATCGAGAATGCGGAAGTGCGCAGCCGCCAGATGGCGCGCAAGCTCAAGTCGGTGGAGGCGTTGCCGAGCGAAGCGGCGCAGCTGATGCTGGGGCCTGATATCGACAGTGAGGGGTGA
- a CDS encoding Rne/Rng family ribonuclease, which translates to MKRMLFNATQQEELRVAIVDGQKLIDIDIETAGREQRKSNIYKGVITRIEPSLEACFVSYGEDRHGFLPFKEVARTYFREGVDVRTASVKEALREGQEIMVQVEKEERGNKGAALTSFVSLAGRYLVLMPNNPRGGGVSRRVEGEERQELRETMDKLDLPQGMSVIARTAGIGRNVEELQWDLNYLMQLWRAIEGAGKSASGAFLIYQESSLVIRAIRDYFQPDIGEILIDTDDIYEQAHQFMRHVMPDMIHRVKRYSDDVPLFSRFQIEHQIETAYSRTVPLPSGGAIVIDHTEALVSVDVNSARATRGSDIETTAFNTNCEAAEEVARQLRLRDLGGLIVIDFIDMEVAKNQREVETRLKDALHHDRARVQMGKISRFGLMELSRQRLRPSLSEGSHVTCPRCSGTGHIRDTESSALQVLRIIQEEAMKENSATIHVQVPVDVAAFLLNEKRGEVLKIENRHRISVILIPNKHLDTPHYKLERIKHDDPRLEDSQASYNLAEEAETDMAYSKRQKEEVKPRQEAVVKTITPDQPAPMVDRSEVLKPVAPPIQAPVLTAPEEEGFLAKIMGFFFKKEAPVIVAPAPVAPAKPAAAPAGREDRNGRGPRARTRGGKPDGRPEREPGKPAALEEAGKPGDADKAARPPRPPRPPREPREPQVDAAGAPVAARAERGERAERGERPERGERTERAPRPPRERADYRTPVAEAKTDELAAAPVVADALVVNVVVPQGDEEAAAPKMITTIGPNGEEIEVEAGGDEPRRRRRRGGRNRNRRDRDQADGMDGEDGDVVNEASFTVEPAPADAPSFEKAEAPVFAAAEPIVARPVVARPIVAPPVVAEAAAVEAAQAEAEAAPEPVSEYVVTPAPVQAPVEAPAPAPVEAAPAPAPAPVMEAAPAPAEPAPVAEVVAAAPVEVAPEVAPVVAPVVAPVREEIVPATMFTPADPVAEEAAAAETRATEEAAPVEAAATPAAAPAPAPVAPPAPPAPAPVAAVPVAAAPVADLAEILGSAGLTLAATDPEKLRAAQEAAASAAPPVRVPRERKPLPPQVDEPLVQVDTSRQ; encoded by the coding sequence ATGAAACGCATGTTGTTTAACGCTACGCAGCAGGAAGAACTGCGCGTAGCGATTGTCGACGGTCAGAAACTGATCGACATCGATATCGAAACCGCCGGTCGCGAACAGCGCAAGTCGAATATCTACAAGGGCGTGATTACCCGGATCGAACCCTCGCTCGAAGCTTGCTTCGTCAGCTACGGCGAAGACCGCCACGGTTTCCTCCCATTCAAGGAAGTCGCCCGCACCTATTTCCGCGAAGGCGTCGACGTCCGTACCGCTTCGGTCAAGGAAGCGCTGCGCGAAGGCCAGGAAATCATGGTCCAGGTCGAAAAAGAAGAACGCGGCAACAAGGGCGCCGCCCTGACCTCCTTCGTTTCCCTGGCCGGCCGTTATCTGGTCCTGATGCCGAACAATCCGCGCGGCGGCGGCGTGTCGCGCCGGGTCGAAGGCGAAGAACGCCAGGAACTGCGCGAAACGATGGACAAGCTGGACCTGCCGCAAGGCATGTCGGTGATTGCCCGCACCGCCGGCATCGGCCGCAATGTCGAAGAACTGCAATGGGACTTGAATTACCTGATGCAACTGTGGCGCGCGATCGAAGGCGCCGGCAAGTCGGCCAGCGGCGCTTTCCTGATCTACCAGGAATCGTCGCTCGTGATCCGCGCGATCCGCGATTACTTCCAGCCCGATATCGGCGAGATCCTGATCGATACCGACGATATCTACGAACAAGCGCACCAGTTCATGCGCCACGTGATGCCCGACATGATCCACCGGGTCAAGCGTTACAGCGACGATGTACCGCTGTTTTCGCGCTTCCAGATCGAACACCAGATTGAAACCGCGTATTCGCGCACCGTGCCCCTGCCGTCCGGCGGCGCCATCGTCATCGACCACACTGAAGCCCTCGTCTCGGTCGACGTCAACTCGGCCCGTGCCACGCGCGGCTCCGACATCGAAACCACCGCATTCAATACCAACTGCGAAGCGGCCGAAGAAGTAGCACGCCAGCTGCGCCTGCGCGACCTTGGCGGCCTGATCGTCATCGACTTCATCGACATGGAAGTGGCGAAGAACCAGCGCGAAGTCGAAACCCGCCTCAAGGATGCCCTGCACCACGACCGTGCACGCGTCCAGATGGGCAAAATTTCCCGTTTCGGCCTGATGGAACTGTCGCGCCAGCGCCTGCGTCCTTCCTTGTCGGAAGGCTCGCACGTGACCTGCCCGCGCTGCTCCGGCACCGGCCACATCCGCGATACCGAATCGTCCGCCCTGCAGGTGCTGCGCATCATCCAGGAAGAAGCGATGAAGGAAAATTCGGCCACCATCCACGTGCAGGTTCCCGTGGACGTTGCCGCTTTCCTGCTCAATGAAAAGCGTGGCGAAGTGCTCAAGATCGAGAACCGCCACCGCATCAGCGTGATCCTGATCCCGAACAAGCATCTGGACACGCCGCACTACAAACTCGAACGCATCAAGCACGACGATCCGCGCCTCGAAGACAGCCAGGCCAGCTACAACCTGGCCGAAGAAGCGGAAACCGACATGGCTTACAGCAAGCGCCAGAAGGAAGAAGTCAAGCCGCGCCAGGAAGCCGTCGTCAAGACCATTACCCCGGACCAGCCTGCCCCAATGGTGGACCGTTCCGAAGTGCTCAAGCCAGTCGCCCCGCCAATCCAGGCACCGGTACTGACCGCGCCCGAGGAAGAAGGCTTCCTGGCCAAGATCATGGGCTTCTTCTTCAAGAAGGAAGCACCCGTCATCGTCGCTCCGGCGCCAGTCGCCCCGGCCAAGCCGGCCGCTGCGCCTGCCGGCCGCGAAGACCGCAACGGCCGTGGCCCGCGTGCCCGTACCCGTGGCGGCAAGCCGGACGGCCGCCCTGAGCGCGAGCCGGGCAAGCCAGCCGCACTGGAAGAAGCAGGCAAGCCGGGCGACGCCGACAAGGCCGCCCGTCCGCCGCGTCCTCCACGTCCACCGCGCGAGCCGCGTGAGCCGCAAGTCGACGCCGCCGGCGCGCCGGTGGCAGCGCGCGCCGAACGTGGCGAGCGCGCAGAGCGTGGCGAGCGTCCGGAACGTGGTGAGCGCACCGAGCGCGCACCGCGTCCACCGCGCGAACGCGCCGACTACCGCACCCCGGTAGCCGAAGCGAAAACCGACGAACTGGCTGCCGCGCCGGTCGTGGCGGATGCGCTCGTGGTCAATGTCGTGGTGCCGCAAGGCGATGAAGAAGCAGCCGCGCCGAAAATGATCACCACGATCGGCCCGAACGGTGAAGAAATCGAAGTCGAAGCCGGTGGCGATGAGCCGCGCCGTCGTCGTCGTCGTGGCGGTCGCAACCGCAATCGCCGCGACCGCGACCAGGCCGATGGCATGGACGGCGAAGACGGCGACGTTGTCAACGAAGCCAGCTTCACCGTCGAACCAGCGCCAGCGGATGCACCGTCCTTCGAGAAGGCAGAAGCGCCGGTGTTCGCCGCCGCCGAGCCTATCGTGGCCCGGCCTGTCGTGGCCCGGCCTATCGTGGCCCCGCCTGTCGTTGCCGAGGCAGCAGCGGTGGAAGCTGCGCAAGCTGAAGCCGAAGCCGCACCTGAGCCCGTGTCGGAATACGTGGTGACGCCAGCGCCGGTGCAAGCACCAGTGGAAGCACCAGCGCCTGCGCCAGTCGAAGCTGCACCAGCCCCGGCCCCGGCCCCGGTAATGGAAGCGGCGCCGGCACCTGCCGAGCCAGCTCCAGTGGCCGAGGTAGTTGCCGCAGCACCAGTCGAAGTAGCGCCGGAAGTTGCTCCAGTTGTTGCTCCGGTAGTTGCTCCAGTACGTGAAGAAATCGTTCCGGCAACGATGTTCACCCCTGCCGATCCGGTTGCCGAGGAAGCTGCGGCTGCCGAAACAAGGGCTACTGAGGAAGCGGCGCCGGTCGAAGCAGCGGCGACACCTGCCGCAGCACCTGCCCCGGCCCCCGTCGCGCCACCAGCGCCGCCTGCACCAGCGCCAGTTGCAGCGGTGCCAGTTGCCGCCGCACCGGTTGCCGACTTGGCCGAGATCCTCGGTTCGGCCGGCCTGACCCTGGCGGCCACCGATCCTGAAAAGCTGCGTGCAGCCCAGGAAGCGGCCGCCAGCGCAGCGCCACCGGTGCGCGTGCCACGCGAGCGCAAGCCGCTGCCGCCGCAAGTCGATGAGCCGCTGGTTCAGGTAGACACCAGCCGCCAGTAA
- a CDS encoding group II truncated hemoglobin → MSEPQTLYDVIGGEARVREMVDRFYDLMELEPEFAGIRTLHPPSMEGSRQKLFMFLSGWMGGPDLFVEQYGHPRLRARHLPFAIGSSERDQWLRAMAWAMEDIGIDEALRLRLMESFYQTADWMRNKDG, encoded by the coding sequence ATGAGTGAACCACAAACCCTGTATGACGTCATCGGTGGCGAAGCGCGCGTGCGCGAGATGGTCGACCGCTTCTACGACCTGATGGAGCTCGAACCCGAGTTCGCCGGCATCCGCACGCTGCATCCGCCGTCGATGGAAGGCTCGCGCCAGAAGCTGTTCATGTTCCTGAGCGGCTGGATGGGCGGGCCCGACCTGTTCGTCGAACAGTACGGCCATCCACGCCTGCGCGCGCGCCACCTGCCGTTCGCCATCGGCAGCAGCGAACGCGATCAGTGGCTGCGCGCCATGGCGTGGGCGATGGAAGACATCGGCATCGACGAAGCGCTGCGCTTGCGCCTGATGGAGTCGTTCTACCAGACCGCCGACTGGATGCGCAACAAAGACGGCTGA
- the moaA gene encoding GTP 3',8-cyclase MoaA: protein MAEKIIMLSDGRAPPPAIPARLDAPTGLLADALGRPLHDLRISVTDRCNFRCVYCMPKEVFDKDYAYLPHASLLSFEEITRIATLFVAHGVEKLRLTGGEPLLRKNLERLVGMLSALRTPSGRPLDITLTTNGSLLAKKAQSLKDAGLNRVTVSLDSLDDTTFKRMNDVDFAVADVLAGIDAAHAVGLGPIKINMVVKAGMNDQEIVPMARHFKGSPYILRFIEYMDVGASNGWNLAEVIPSAEVARRISAEMPLVPQQANYSGETAARWRYADGGGEIGLISSVTQAFCKDCSRARLSTEGKLYTCLFATRGHDLRALLREGRSDAEISAAIGALWQVRADRYSETRTINTSGIERGGKRVEMSYIGG from the coding sequence ATGGCTGAAAAAATTATCATGCTCAGCGACGGCCGCGCGCCGCCGCCGGCAATCCCCGCGCGGCTCGACGCGCCCACCGGTCTCCTGGCCGATGCGCTCGGGCGGCCCCTGCACGACCTGCGCATCTCCGTCACCGACCGCTGCAATTTCCGCTGCGTGTACTGCATGCCCAAGGAGGTGTTCGACAAGGACTACGCCTACCTGCCGCATGCCTCGCTGCTGTCGTTCGAGGAAATCACCCGCATCGCGACCCTGTTCGTCGCCCATGGCGTGGAAAAGCTGCGCCTGACCGGTGGCGAACCGCTGCTGCGCAAGAACCTGGAACGCCTGGTCGGCATGCTCAGCGCCCTGCGCACCCCGAGCGGCCGCCCGCTCGACATCACCCTCACCACCAACGGCTCGCTGCTGGCGAAAAAAGCGCAGTCCCTGAAGGATGCGGGCCTGAACCGGGTCACGGTGTCGCTCGACTCGCTCGACGACACTACCTTCAAGCGCATGAACGATGTCGACTTCGCGGTGGCCGACGTGCTGGCCGGGATCGACGCCGCCCACGCCGTGGGCCTGGGGCCCATCAAGATCAACATGGTCGTCAAGGCCGGCATGAACGACCAGGAAATCGTCCCCATGGCGCGCCACTTCAAGGGCAGCCCCTACATCCTGCGCTTCATCGAATACATGGACGTCGGCGCGTCCAACGGCTGGAACCTGGCCGAAGTGATCCCATCGGCGGAAGTGGCGCGCCGCATCTCGGCCGAGATGCCTTTGGTGCCGCAGCAGGCCAACTACAGCGGCGAGACCGCCGCGCGCTGGCGCTATGCCGACGGCGGCGGCGAAATCGGCCTGATCTCCAGCGTCACCCAGGCCTTCTGCAAGGATTGCTCGCGCGCGCGCCTGTCGACCGAGGGCAAGCTGTACACCTGCCTGTTCGCCACCCGTGGCCACGACCTGCGCGCCCTGCTGCGCGAAGGCCGCAGCGACGCCGAGATCTCGGCCGCCATCGGCGCGCTGTGGCAGGTGCGCGCCGACCGCTATTCCGAAACCCGTACCATCAACACCAGCGGCATTGAAAGAGGCGGCAAACGCGTTGAAATGTCGTACATCGGCGGTTAA
- the moeA gene encoding molybdopterin molybdotransferase MoeA, which translates to MTMPTLNDVTSCLSAYDPDALPVRDAQRIIRDFIKPVDAIEQVPLLAALDRVLGADIISPISVPAHDNSAMDGYALRGADLSADSPVTLAVMGTVFAGRPSGVVPGSGECVRIMTGGVMPAGCDSVIPQELVAAIGEDSITIAPGVIRSGDNRRFAGEDLMTGSAALRKGKVIRPADLGLLASLGIATVPVARRLRVAFFSTGDELRSIGQPLDAGCVYDSNRYTLHGMLTRLGCEIVDMGIVRDDPQALEDALRHACENVDAIVTSGGVSVGAADYTRQIMAKLGDVSFWKIGMRPGRPLAFGRIASNGHDAFLFGLPGNPVAVMVSFYFFARDALLRMMGADAPLPMLKVRSAGAIRKKPGRTEYQRGILERDGEGWQSVRITGSQGSGILRSMSEANCMVVLHDEQGNVDAGDLVDIIVFDGLI; encoded by the coding sequence ATGACCATGCCAACCCTGAACGACGTCACCAGCTGTTTGTCGGCCTACGACCCGGACGCCCTGCCCGTGCGCGACGCGCAGCGCATCATCCGCGATTTCATCAAGCCGGTCGACGCTATCGAACAAGTGCCGCTGCTGGCGGCGCTGGACCGGGTGCTGGGTGCTGACATCATTTCGCCGATCAGCGTGCCGGCGCACGACAATTCGGCCATGGACGGCTACGCCCTGCGCGGCGCCGACCTGTCCGCGGACAGCCCGGTCACCCTGGCGGTGATGGGCACGGTGTTCGCGGGCCGCCCGTCCGGGGTGGTGCCGGGCAGCGGCGAATGCGTGCGCATCATGACCGGCGGCGTCATGCCGGCCGGCTGTGACAGCGTGATCCCGCAGGAGCTGGTCGCGGCAATCGGCGAGGACAGCATCACCATCGCACCGGGCGTGATCCGCAGCGGCGACAACCGCCGCTTCGCGGGCGAAGACCTGATGACTGGGAGCGCCGCCCTGCGCAAGGGTAAAGTCATCCGCCCGGCCGACCTGGGGCTGCTGGCATCGCTCGGCATCGCCACGGTGCCGGTGGCGCGGCGCCTGCGCGTGGCGTTCTTTTCCACCGGCGATGAACTGCGTTCGATCGGCCAGCCGCTCGACGCCGGCTGCGTCTACGACAGCAACCGCTACACCCTGCACGGCATGCTCACGCGCCTGGGTTGCGAGATCGTCGACATGGGCATCGTGCGCGACGATCCGCAAGCGCTGGAAGACGCGCTGCGCCACGCCTGCGAAAACGTGGATGCCATCGTCACTTCGGGCGGTGTATCGGTCGGCGCGGCCGACTACACGCGCCAGATCATGGCCAAACTGGGCGACGTGAGCTTCTGGAAGATCGGCATGCGCCCGGGCCGGCCGCTGGCGTTCGGGCGTATTGCATCGAACGGCCACGATGCGTTTCTGTTTGGCCTGCCCGGCAATCCGGTCGCCGTGATGGTATCGTTCTACTTCTTCGCGCGCGACGCGCTGCTGCGCATGATGGGCGCCGATGCGCCGCTGCCGATGCTCAAGGTACGTTCGGCTGGCGCCATCCGCAAAAAACCGGGGCGCACCGAATACCAGCGCGGCATCCTCGAACGCGATGGCGAGGGCTGGCAGAGCGTGCGTATCACCGGCTCGCAAGGTTCCGGCATCCTGCGTTCGATGAGCGAAGCGAACTGCATGGTGGTCTTGCACGACGAGCAAGGCAACGTCGATGCGGGCGATCTGGTCGACATCATTGTGTTCGACGGCTTGATCTGA
- the mobA gene encoding molybdenum cofactor guanylyltransferase MobA, translating into MTPQEDITGLILAGGRGTRMGHVDKGLQPFRGASMAEHVMRRLAPQVGALAINANQNLDVYAAFGVPVWPDQLTGFEGPLAGLATGMARCATPLLVTAPCDSPFLPHDLVARLRQALDAEGADLALAETEEAGPDGVPRLQPQPVFALVRTNALPRLEAYLAGGGRRMDGWYGAIRVARVRFDDAAAFRNINTLDELRQCEPE; encoded by the coding sequence ATGACTCCACAAGAAGACATCACCGGCCTGATTCTGGCCGGAGGACGCGGTACTCGCATGGGCCACGTCGACAAGGGCTTGCAGCCCTTTCGCGGCGCCAGCATGGCCGAGCATGTGATGCGGCGCCTGGCGCCGCAGGTCGGCGCGCTGGCCATCAACGCCAACCAGAACCTCGATGTTTACGCCGCTTTCGGCGTCCCCGTGTGGCCCGACCAGTTGACCGGTTTCGAGGGTCCGCTGGCCGGGCTGGCCACCGGCATGGCCCGCTGCGCCACGCCGCTGCTGGTCACGGCGCCCTGCGACTCGCCGTTTCTGCCGCATGACCTGGTGGCGCGCCTGCGCCAGGCACTCGATGCCGAAGGAGCCGACCTGGCGCTGGCCGAAACGGAAGAAGCTGGACCGGATGGCGTACCGCGCCTCCAGCCGCAGCCCGTCTTCGCCCTCGTCCGGACCAACGCCCTGCCCCGGCTGGAAGCCTACCTTGCCGGCGGCGGGCGCCGCATGGATGGCTGGTACGGCGCCATCAGGGTGGCGCGCGTGCGCTTCGACGATGCCGCCGCCTTCCGCAACATCAACACGCTGGACGAACTGCGCCAGTGCGAACCTGAATAA